TCCCGATCCCAAGGTTAGGTACGTGCGGCTGCCGGGTTCGCCTTCGTCGGCGTCGAGGACCCCGTCGGCGCGTAGGGCGTACTCGCGGTGTGCGCTCTGCGGCGGCGGCCAGGACTGCACCGCGTGCCAGTCGTCGGCTTCGGGCAGTAGGTACCGGATCGCGGGACCATCGAGAATGCCGGTGTCGTGTCCTTTGAGCCAATGGTCGTACCAGGCCAGCGCCTCGAGATGCATGCTCTCCCACGGCCAGGTCAGGCCGAACTTGCCGAGCATCGCGACCCGCACGCACGGGCTGTTGGTCAGTCCGGTTAGCGCCGCGAAGGTCGACGGCAGGTGCAGCGGCGCGTTCTCCCAGTCGCAGCCCAGGTAGACGGGGATGTCGACGTTCTCGAGCCGCGGTGTCAGATCGCGGTCATCCCACCATTCGTCGCGGACCGGGTGTCTGACGACGATTTCCAGCCACAGCTCGTCCCAGGGACGCGCGCGGTGGGGCAGCCTCATCAGCAGGTCGAGTATTCCCTTGGCCGATTCGCCATTGAGGGTGGCGAACTTCCTGTGCACCCGCGGCAGGTTCAGGACGCGGCGGGCTATCGCGAACGGCGCGCTGCGGAAGAATCGATCACTTTTCGGGGCCGTCAGGCCGAGCATCACCAGGAACGAACTGATGAAGGCCGCGCTGACCAGCCCGTGGTGCGACGCCGCCTCGTACAGATCAGCGGTGACGGCGAACGGGAAGATGGCCCGCAGGTGCGGAGGACGTTCGACCGCGGCCTCGAGCTGGGTCATTGCGAAGTAGCTGATGCCGATCATCCCCACATTGCCGTCGCACCACGGCTGCTCGGCGACCCACTCGATCAGGTCGTACATGTCGCGGCGCTCTTGGCTGTCGAAGAACCCGAACTCGCCACCGGAGCCGCCGGTTCCGCGCAGGTTGACGATGACGTGGACGTAGCCCCGCGGCACCCAGAAGTCGGT
The nucleotide sequence above comes from Mycobacterium vicinigordonae. Encoded proteins:
- a CDS encoding CocE/NonD family hydrolase, with the protein product MAATSQRVAGIEPGQRRLNGPQTSGREYRNLSEPRYGTRRQINVRVPVRDGIELVADVYRPDADGTFPALVAASPYARQLQDVGIPAGFIEAGATDFWVPRGYVHVIVNLRGTGGSGGEFGFFDSQERRDMYDLIEWVAEQPWCDGNVGMIGISYFAMTQLEAAVERPPHLRAIFPFAVTADLYEAASHHGLVSAAFISSFLVMLGLTAPKSDRFFRSAPFAIARRVLNLPRVHRKFATLNGESAKGILDLLMRLPHRARPWDELWLEIVVRHPVRDEWWDDRDLTPRLENVDIPVYLGCDWENAPLHLPSTFAALTGLTNSPCVRVAMLGKFGLTWPWESMHLEALAWYDHWLKGHDTGILDGPAIRYLLPEADDWHAVQSWPPPQSAHREYALRADGVLDADEGEPGSRTYLTLGSGLNRPKPSEIDPPSILTWTSAPLDEDLDVVGDIELRLVASATALDTAWIAVVSDIAEDDSLVEHLSCGLLRASLREVDEKASRPGAPVLPCRTAVGIPIGEDVLYRIPLVPNARRFRRGHRIRLTLSSDDSNPQMPAIMEFRHATVGTSSLNTIRSSSRLLLPILGGGQADS